The Octadecabacter arcticus 238 genome contains a region encoding:
- the carB gene encoding carbamoyl-phosphate synthase large subunit — protein MPKRTDIQSIMIIGAGPIVIGQACEFDYSGAQACKALREEGYRVVLVNSNPATIMTDPNMADATYIEPITPAVVAKIILKERPDALLPTMGGQTGLNTSLALDEMTISQLFTGADFDALIAEFGADAADKSILALLGVEMIGAKRKAIEMAEDRQLFREAMDRLGIENPKATIVTAPTKDKNAPRVTDKFDIPAGIAIALEALEEIGLPAIIRPAFTMGGTGGGVAYNRAEYEHFCRTGMEASPVAQILVDQSLLGWKEFEMEVVRDTADNAIIVCAIENIDPMGVHTGDSITVAPALTLTDKEYQLMRTHSINVLREIGVETGGSNVQWAVNPADGRMVVIEMNPRVSRSSALASKATGFPIAKIAAKLAVGYTLDELDNDITGTTPASFEPSIDYVVTKIPRFAFEKFPGSEPYLTTAMKSVGEAMAIGRTFHESMQKALASMETGLTGFDDIEIEGATDPVSGVAAITKALAKQTPDRIRVIAQAMRHGLSDVDINAVTSFDPWFLARIREIIDAEAVVKKNGLPTNEHGLRELKMLGFTDARLATLSGRFESNVRRARINLGVVACFKRIDTCAAEFEAQTPYMYSTYEAPMMGEVECEARPSDRKKVVILGGGPNRIGQGIEFDYCCCHACYALTDQGYETIMINCNPETVSTDYDTSDRLYFEPLTFEHVMEILRVEQSNGTLHGVIVQFGGQTPLKIAQALQDEGIPILGTSPDSIDWAEDRERFQALVNDLGLKQPHNGIASTDEQALEIAESIGFPLVIRPSYVLGGRAMEIVRDVSQLKRYITSAVVVSGDSPVLLDSYLSGAIEVDVDCLSDGEFTHVAGIMQHIEEAGVHSGDSACSLPPHTLSDDIIAEITRQTNALALALKVIGLMNVQFAVKANEDGVEEVYLIEVNPRASRTVPFVAKATDSAIASIAARLMAGEPLSNFPHRAPYAPAENPMDIMPLGNPFTLANPKTPWFSVKEAVLPFNRFPGVDTILGPEMRSTGEVMGWARSFDRAFLKAQMGAGVDLPTSGRVFFSIKDSDKTPQLLEAAQIVTDLGMTICATKGTADWLEAQGIKTERVNKVYEGGRTVADLLKDGEIALVFNSTEGTAAVEDSRSIRAVALNDRIPYYTTLSGSHAAALAMKAKVQGDVKVRALQG, from the coding sequence ATGCCAAAGAGAACCGATATCCAATCAATCATGATTATTGGTGCGGGCCCTATCGTTATCGGCCAAGCCTGCGAATTTGACTACTCCGGCGCACAAGCTTGTAAGGCGCTGCGCGAAGAAGGGTATCGTGTGGTTCTGGTCAACTCGAACCCTGCCACGATCATGACCGATCCCAACATGGCGGACGCCACTTATATCGAACCGATCACCCCTGCCGTGGTCGCCAAAATCATCCTCAAAGAACGCCCTGACGCGTTGCTGCCAACCATGGGCGGGCAAACCGGCCTGAACACGTCGCTGGCTTTGGATGAAATGACGATCTCACAACTCTTTACCGGCGCTGATTTTGACGCTTTGATTGCGGAATTTGGTGCAGATGCCGCCGACAAATCCATCCTCGCACTTCTCGGCGTGGAAATGATTGGCGCGAAACGCAAAGCGATTGAGATGGCAGAAGACCGCCAGCTGTTTCGCGAGGCCATGGATCGCCTTGGCATCGAGAACCCGAAAGCCACGATCGTCACCGCCCCGACCAAAGACAAAAACGCACCCCGCGTGACGGATAAATTCGACATTCCCGCAGGCATCGCCATCGCTCTCGAAGCGCTCGAAGAGATTGGGCTGCCAGCGATCATCCGCCCCGCCTTTACCATGGGCGGCACCGGCGGCGGCGTGGCGTACAATCGCGCTGAATACGAACATTTCTGCCGCACTGGAATGGAAGCGTCCCCTGTGGCGCAAATTCTGGTCGACCAGTCGTTGCTGGGTTGGAAAGAGTTTGAGATGGAAGTCGTGCGCGACACCGCCGACAACGCCATCATTGTCTGTGCCATCGAAAACATCGATCCCATGGGCGTGCACACCGGGGATTCCATCACCGTCGCCCCGGCGCTTACGCTGACCGACAAAGAATACCAACTGATGCGCACCCATTCGATCAATGTGTTGCGCGAAATCGGCGTAGAAACCGGTGGCTCGAATGTGCAATGGGCCGTGAACCCAGCTGACGGGCGCATGGTCGTGATTGAGATGAACCCCCGCGTGTCGCGCTCATCCGCGCTGGCATCAAAGGCCACAGGTTTCCCGATTGCCAAGATCGCCGCAAAGCTCGCCGTTGGATATACGCTTGATGAACTCGACAACGACATCACCGGCACCACGCCCGCGTCATTTGAACCTTCCATCGACTATGTCGTCACAAAAATCCCGCGCTTTGCGTTTGAAAAATTCCCCGGCTCCGAACCTTACCTGACCACGGCGATGAAATCCGTCGGCGAAGCAATGGCCATTGGCCGAACATTCCACGAATCCATGCAAAAGGCGCTGGCGTCGATGGAAACCGGCCTGACGGGTTTTGATGACATCGAAATTGAGGGCGCAACTGACCCCGTTTCCGGCGTCGCCGCGATCACCAAAGCATTGGCCAAACAGACCCCCGACCGTATTCGCGTCATCGCGCAGGCCATGCGCCACGGGCTGTCAGACGTTGACATAAACGCCGTCACCTCGTTTGATCCATGGTTCCTCGCACGGATCCGCGAAATCATCGACGCCGAGGCCGTCGTGAAAAAGAACGGGTTGCCGACCAACGAACACGGGCTGCGCGAACTCAAAATGCTTGGCTTCACCGACGCCCGCCTCGCGACCTTGTCGGGGCGCTTTGAGTCCAATGTGCGCCGTGCGCGCATCAACCTCGGCGTCGTCGCCTGCTTCAAACGGATCGACACCTGCGCCGCCGAATTCGAAGCCCAGACACCTTATATGTATTCCACCTACGAAGCCCCGATGATGGGCGAGGTTGAGTGCGAAGCGCGCCCGTCGGATCGCAAAAAGGTCGTGATCCTTGGCGGTGGCCCGAACCGCATCGGCCAAGGCATCGAATTTGATTACTGCTGCTGCCACGCGTGTTACGCCCTCACCGATCAGGGCTACGAAACCATCATGATCAACTGCAACCCTGAAACTGTGTCGACCGACTATGACACGTCGGACCGGTTGTATTTTGAACCATTGACGTTCGAACACGTGATGGAAATCCTGCGCGTTGAACAATCCAACGGCACCCTGCACGGCGTCATTGTGCAGTTCGGCGGCCAGACCCCGCTCAAGATCGCACAAGCCCTGCAAGACGAAGGCATCCCGATCCTCGGCACCTCACCCGACAGTATTGATTGGGCCGAAGACCGCGAACGCTTTCAGGCGCTGGTCAATGACCTTGGCCTGAAACAACCGCACAACGGAATCGCATCCACGGACGAACAAGCCCTTGAGATCGCTGAAAGCATCGGCTTCCCGCTGGTCATCCGCCCGTCCTACGTTCTCGGTGGCCGCGCCATGGAAATCGTGCGCGACGTGAGCCAGCTGAAACGCTACATCACGTCCGCCGTGGTTGTGTCAGGGGACAGCCCCGTGTTGCTCGACAGTTACCTGTCCGGCGCAATCGAAGTTGATGTCGATTGCCTGTCAGACGGGGAATTCACCCACGTCGCGGGCATCATGCAGCACATCGAAGAAGCCGGCGTGCATTCGGGTGATTCCGCCTGTTCCCTACCGCCCCACACACTGTCCGATGACATTATCGCCGAAATCACCCGCCAGACCAACGCGCTGGCCCTTGCCCTCAAGGTCATCGGCTTGATGAACGTGCAATTCGCCGTCAAAGCCAACGAAGACGGTGTCGAAGAGGTCTATCTGATTGAGGTAAACCCACGCGCCAGCCGCACCGTGCCGTTTGTCGCCAAGGCCACGGACTCCGCCATCGCGTCCATCGCCGCCCGCCTGATGGCCGGTGAACCGCTGTCCAACTTCCCGCACCGCGCCCCTTACGCGCCCGCCGAAAACCCGATGGACATCATGCCGCTTGGCAACCCGTTCACCCTCGCCAACCCGAAAACCCCGTGGTTTTCGGTTAAAGAAGCGGTTTTGCCATTCAACCGCTTTCCCGGTGTCGACACAATCCTTGGCCCTGAAATGCGCTCAACCGGCGAAGTCATGGGCTGGGCACGCAGCTTTGATCGCGCCTTCCTCAAGGCGCAAATGGGTGCAGGCGTTGATCTGCCCACATCGGGCCGCGTGTTCTTTTCCATCAAAGACAGCGACAAAACCCCGCAATTGCTGGAAGCCGCACAGATCGTCACCGACCTTGGCATGACCATCTGCGCCACCAAAGGCACCGCCGACTGGCTTGAGGCGCAAGGCATCAAAACCGAACGCGTCAACAAGGTCTATGAGGGCGGACGCACCGTCGCCGACCTGCTCAAAGACGGCGAAATCGCACTGGTCTTCAACTCCACCGAAGGCACGGCAGCGGTTGAAGACAGCCGATCCATCCGCGCCGTCGCCCTCAACGACCGCATCCCGTATTATACGACATTAAGCGGTAGCCACGCGGCGGCATTGGCGATGAAGGCAAAGGTTCAGGGCGATGTGAAAGTTAGGGCCTTGCAGGGGTAG
- a CDS encoding H-NS family nucleoid-associated regulatory protein, translated as MTKPDLENLSIKELKQLQKDATKAVASFEDRKRAGVIAELEAVAQKHGYKLADFTSGKKAKVASPAKYKHPEDSSLTWSGRGRQPNWIKDELSAGKSLIDFAI; from the coding sequence ATGACGAAACCTGACTTGGAAAATCTGTCAATCAAAGAACTAAAGCAATTGCAAAAAGATGCAACTAAAGCGGTCGCAAGCTTTGAAGATCGTAAACGTGCAGGCGTCATTGCAGAGTTAGAGGCGGTTGCGCAAAAGCATGGGTACAAGCTGGCGGATTTTACGAGTGGCAAGAAAGCTAAAGTTGCTTCGCCCGCCAAGTACAAGCATCCGGAAGATTCATCGCTCACTTGGAGCGGGCGTGGTAGACAGCCTAATTGGATTAAGGATGAGCTCTCAGCAGGAAAATCTCTAATCGACTTTGCGATCTAA
- a CDS encoding IS30 family transposase, producing the protein MDIRSKHLSSEDRGVILAEHNRGSSQRLIGQLLHRPASTICRELARGRQEDGSYCPQAARQAYDARRARCRRERKLVEGSDLYRFVHGKLVHLHWSPEQIAQRLRLMKPDDPSAHVSHETIYAAIYAQPRGGLKAAMIEALRQAKPKRGLKRRTAAGSAMVSESLRIINRPEEIEARLVPGHWEGDLIKGAFNRSSVGTLVERKTRFVILCKMDGNGAEAALDSFTRQMRRLPAALRKSMTYDRGSEMACHPELARRLKIDIWFCDPHAPWQRGSNENTNGLLRQYMPKGTDLNGASQTWLNDVANLMNNRPRKTLGWRTPAEAMADEIAAFKSTVALDV; encoded by the coding sequence ATGGACATACGAAGCAAGCACCTCAGCAGCGAGGACCGTGGCGTGATATTAGCCGAGCATAATAGGGGCAGCAGTCAGCGGTTGATCGGCCAGCTTTTGCATCGCCCGGCGAGCACGATCTGCCGTGAGCTGGCGCGAGGTCGGCAGGAAGACGGCAGCTATTGCCCGCAAGCGGCGCGGCAGGCCTATGATGCCCGGCGTGCGCGCTGCCGCCGCGAGCGCAAGCTTGTGGAGGGGAGCGATCTTTATCGTTTTGTTCATGGCAAGCTCGTACATCTGCACTGGTCGCCTGAGCAGATTGCGCAGAGACTGCGTCTCATGAAGCCTGATGATCCATCCGCCCATGTGAGCCATGAGACCATCTATGCCGCGATTTACGCGCAGCCACGTGGTGGGCTGAAGGCGGCGATGATCGAGGCGTTGCGTCAAGCGAAGCCTAAGCGTGGGCTCAAGCGCAGGACAGCGGCGGGCAGTGCTATGGTCTCGGAATCATTGCGCATTATCAATCGCCCTGAAGAGATCGAAGCGCGACTGGTACCAGGCCATTGGGAGGGCGACCTCATCAAGGGCGCATTCAATCGCTCGTCAGTGGGGACCTTGGTTGAGCGCAAGACACGCTTTGTCATTCTTTGCAAAATGGACGGCAATGGGGCCGAGGCCGCGCTCGACAGCTTCACCCGCCAGATGAGACGACTACCCGCTGCTTTGCGCAAGAGCATGACCTACGACCGCGGCTCCGAAATGGCCTGCCACCCCGAACTCGCCAGACGGTTGAAGATCGATATCTGGTTCTGCGATCCGCATGCGCCTTGGCAGCGTGGCAGCAACGAGAACACCAACGGACTGCTGCGTCAGTACATGCCCAAAGGAACTGACCTGAACGGTGCAAGCCAAACATGGCTGAACGACGTTGCAAACCTGATGAACAACCGCCCGAGAAAAACTCTCGGTTGGAGAACACCCGCTGAAGCCATGGCCGACGAAATCGCGGCCTTCAAATCAACCGTTGCACTTGATGTTTGA
- a CDS encoding glycosyltransferase family 2 protein, with product MRRREKISYPFRVGVLAIMKNESLNIKEWIEHYLWQGIEQIYLIDNGSTDLTLDIIRPWVESGQVKIISLTKPARQREHYITALRNFKISKVCEWLVIADIDEFWFCRDGRKISDVLGNMDYQTEIIYTSWSVFGSNGHLKHPASVRTDFVMRQERAPARARGEQKWICRTKALRQEKNVGVHQIKNACSSKTITDNDTFQLNHYQIQSEEFFTILLRLN from the coding sequence TTGCGGCGACGCGAGAAAATAAGTTACCCGTTCCGCGTCGGCGTACTTGCTATTATGAAGAACGAGTCCCTAAATATAAAGGAATGGATTGAGCACTATCTCTGGCAAGGTATTGAACAGATTTATCTTATCGATAACGGCAGTACAGACTTGACACTTGATATTATCAGGCCTTGGGTCGAAAGTGGGCAAGTGAAGATAATATCTCTGACAAAGCCTGCGCGTCAACGTGAGCATTACATTACCGCACTGCGGAATTTTAAAATTTCTAAAGTATGTGAATGGCTTGTAATAGCGGACATTGATGAGTTTTGGTTCTGTAGAGACGGCAGAAAAATTTCAGATGTTCTTGGAAATATGGATTATCAGACTGAAATTATATACACTAGTTGGTCAGTTTTCGGTAGCAACGGCCATTTAAAGCATCCCGCAAGCGTTCGAACAGACTTTGTCATGCGACAGGAGAGAGCGCCAGCACGGGCTCGCGGTGAACAAAAATGGATCTGCCGCACGAAGGCGTTGAGACAAGAAAAGAATGTTGGCGTACACCAAATCAAAAACGCATGCTCAAGCAAGACGATTACTGATAACGACACCTTCCAACTGAACCACTACCAGATTCAAAGCGAGGAATTTTTTACTATACTCCTGCGCCTGAATTGA
- a CDS encoding IS110 family transposase — protein sequence MTDDTIGIDISKATLDIHRLSDGKTMSFSNCPAGFKALSRFCAKTAVARVVYEATGAYHSGLERALGAHLPLVKVNPLQARRFAQAQGLRAKTDAVDAKMLADMGNAFALEPDEPAAEIQHDLKELRSFRSGLIKDRTGIMSRMKTQTLSITRRQSKARLAQVDKQIAEINAEIERLINSSDKLAHSMKILRSIPGVGAICAATILIEMPETGSMDRKQVASLTGLAPMTRQSGQWRGKSFIQGGRKIVRDALYMPALVAMRHNPDFKAKYQALIKAGKPPKVAITALMRKLIELANALIKADRNWVTKGA from the coding sequence ATGACAGATGATACCATTGGGATCGATATTTCCAAAGCCACTTTGGACATTCACCGGCTAAGCGACGGGAAGACGATGTCGTTTAGCAATTGCCCTGCAGGATTTAAGGCGCTTTCCAGGTTCTGCGCAAAGACGGCAGTGGCACGCGTTGTTTATGAAGCAACAGGTGCCTATCACAGCGGGCTTGAACGCGCTTTGGGCGCACATTTGCCATTGGTAAAGGTGAACCCTTTGCAGGCGCGCCGGTTTGCACAAGCCCAAGGCTTGCGCGCAAAAACAGACGCTGTTGATGCCAAAATGCTGGCAGACATGGGGAATGCATTTGCATTAGAACCGGATGAGCCAGCAGCTGAAATTCAACACGATCTGAAAGAGTTACGCTCATTTCGGTCAGGATTGATCAAGGATAGAACCGGCATCATGAGCCGAATGAAAACTCAAACCCTGTCCATCACGCGCCGCCAAAGCAAAGCCCGTTTGGCTCAGGTAGATAAGCAAATCGCTGAAATCAATGCTGAAATTGAACGCTTGATAAACTCCAGCGATAAACTGGCGCACTCGATGAAAATCCTCCGCTCCATTCCAGGCGTCGGCGCTATCTGTGCTGCCACCATTTTGATAGAGATGCCCGAGACCGGGAGTATGGACCGGAAGCAGGTGGCCAGTTTGACTGGCCTAGCCCCGATGACGCGTCAATCGGGGCAATGGCGCGGGAAATCATTCATTCAGGGTGGGCGGAAAATAGTGAGGGATGCACTCTACATGCCGGCCTTGGTAGCGATGCGACACAACCCAGACTTCAAGGCTAAGTATCAAGCCCTGATCAAAGCAGGAAAGCCCCCCAAAGTCGCCATAACGGCACTCATGCGAAAGCTCATCGAACTCGCCAACGCTCTCATCAAAGCAGATCGAAATTGGGTGACAAAGGGGGCTTGA
- a CDS encoding BrnA antitoxin family protein has translation MRKIEPKTMTKTERLHWGYGVDAIKKMEYELMGYLHEYKALPPAWDEIWEDDDRRDPKRTRVTIRLDADVVKFFKGLGTGIRHGSTACCAPICISGWRN, from the coding sequence ATGCGCAAGATTGAACCGAAGACCATGACGAAGACCGAAAGGCTCCATTGGGGTTATGGCGTGGATGCCATCAAGAAGATGGAATATGAACTGATGGGGTATTTGCACGAATACAAAGCCCTGCCGCCCGCTTGGGACGAGATTTGGGAGGACGACGACCGCCGCGACCCCAAACGCACCCGCGTGACGATCCGGCTGGATGCTGATGTGGTGAAATTCTTTAAGGGGCTGGGGACGGGTATCAGACACGGATCAACCGCGTGCTGCGCGCCTATATGCATTTCTGGCTGGCGAAACTGA
- the tnpA gene encoding IS200/IS605 family transposase yields the protein MIYSTGSHTKFYHRFHVVWTTKYRYKVMRGEMRERIREIIIQTCQELGVHIEKGVLSTDHVHMFISVPPQIALSKVMMRIKGRSSYKIQREFPELRKRYWGQRFWARGFFSTTSGNVTDAVILQYLELHSKREPTGVSR from the coding sequence ATGATCTATTCCACAGGAAGCCATACCAAATTTTATCACCGGTTTCACGTCGTCTGGACAACAAAATACCGATACAAAGTTATGCGCGGTGAGATGCGTGAGCGTATCCGTGAAATCATTATCCAAACATGCCAAGAACTTGGCGTGCATATTGAGAAGGGCGTATTGTCGACCGATCACGTCCACATGTTCATATCGGTCCCGCCTCAGATAGCATTGTCAAAGGTGATGATGCGGATCAAGGGACGCTCGTCTTATAAGATACAGCGCGAGTTTCCCGAACTGCGCAAACGGTACTGGGGCCAGCGGTTTTGGGCTCGCGGATTTTTCTCAACAACCAGCGGCAATGTCACTGACGCTGTCATACTTCAGTATCTTGAATTACATTCAAAAAGGGAACCTACCGGCGTCAGCCGGTAG
- the arsH gene encoding arsenical resistance protein ArsH, with product MTEGTLSDMPNLVPDALKPLDIPALVGPSEPDHAPRILLLYGSVRETSYSRAAAEEGARVLRALGCDTKTFNPSGLPLPDDAPIDHPKVAELRALALWCEGMVWSSPERHGAMTGIMKTQIDWLPLSPIGGVRPTQGKTLAVMQVSGGSQSFNAVNQMRILGRWMRMVTIPNQSSVPMAWKEFEAGRMKPSPLYNRIVDVMEELARFTVMTRGRKEMLVDRYSERVESLEDVHKRVNS from the coding sequence ATGACTGAAGGTACCCTCTCAGACATGCCTAATTTAGTACCTGATGCGCTGAAACCATTGGATATTCCTGCTTTGGTTGGGCCGAGTGAGCCGGACCATGCACCGCGGATATTGCTGCTTTATGGCTCTGTGCGCGAGACCAGTTATTCACGCGCGGCGGCCGAAGAGGGCGCGCGCGTGCTGCGCGCGTTGGGTTGTGACACCAAGACATTTAACCCAAGTGGGCTGCCTTTGCCTGACGATGCCCCCATCGATCATCCCAAAGTGGCAGAGCTTCGCGCGCTGGCATTGTGGTGCGAAGGCATGGTCTGGTCATCGCCCGAACGCCACGGCGCAATGACGGGAATTATGAAAACTCAGATCGATTGGCTGCCGTTATCACCCATCGGTGGCGTGCGCCCGACGCAGGGAAAAACGCTGGCAGTGATGCAGGTTTCCGGCGGGTCGCAGTCGTTTAACGCAGTTAACCAGATGCGCATTCTGGGGCGTTGGATGCGGATGGTGACGATCCCGAACCAGTCGTCGGTGCCGATGGCGTGGAAAGAATTCGAGGCCGGGCGAATGAAACCATCGCCGCTTTACAACCGGATCGTCGACGTGATGGAAGAGCTCGCGCGTTTCACGGTTATGACGCGTGGCCGCAAAGAGATGCTTGTGGATCGCTATTCCGAACGGGTCGAATCGCTCGAAGACGTCCACAAAAGGGTTAATTCCTAG
- a CDS encoding thymidine kinase produces the protein MAKLYFNYSTMNAGKSTVLLQAAHNYAERGMQTYLLTAQFDNRAGAGRIASRIGIGEPADTFARNDDLFRKIEQRMAAGPCACVFIDEAQFLSTDQVWQLARAVDDLGLPVMTYGLRVDFMGELFPGSATLLALADEMREIRTICFCGKKATMVVRKDGNGDVVTGGNQVQIGGNETYVSLCRRHWREAVDDGDATLV, from the coding sequence ATGGCAAAGCTCTATTTCAACTATTCGACGATGAACGCTGGCAAATCGACGGTGCTGTTGCAGGCCGCGCATAATTACGCAGAACGCGGCATGCAGACCTATTTGTTGACCGCGCAATTTGACAATCGCGCAGGGGCAGGACGCATCGCAAGCCGGATCGGCATCGGAGAGCCAGCAGATACATTTGCGCGCAACGATGATTTGTTTCGCAAGATAGAACAGCGCATGGCAGCAGGGCCCTGTGCCTGCGTGTTCATCGACGAGGCGCAATTCCTCAGCACTGATCAGGTCTGGCAATTGGCGCGCGCGGTCGATGACCTTGGATTACCGGTTATGACCTACGGGCTGCGCGTTGATTTCATGGGGGAGCTGTTCCCGGGATCAGCCACGCTCCTCGCGCTTGCGGATGAAATGCGCGAGATCAGAACCATCTGTTTTTGCGGCAAGAAAGCCACGATGGTCGTGCGCAAAGACGGCAACGGCGACGTCGTGACGGGTGGCAATCAAGTGCAGATCGGCGGCAATGAAACCTACGTCAGCCTGTGCCGTCGCCATTGGCGCGAGGCCGTTGACGACGGTGACGCCACACTGGTTTAG
- a CDS encoding 2-hydroxyacid dehydrogenase, with amino-acid sequence MLKKLLITRPIAAPVLVQAKAIFDVTVHAGGKLSVTQAAQALAQFDAILPTLGDGFTADAFVGEIRCKMIGNFGVGYNHIDVDAAAKAGVIVSNTPDVLTDATADIALTLLLATARRAGEGERFVRSGKWGGFDGGGIMGTHVTGKTLGVIGMGRIGHAIAARCHYGFGMDVVFHNRSPKVVPVPARQLDGLHDVMAAADFVVVATPGGAGTTKLIDAAALAAMKPTGIFINISRGEVVDEDALIAALETRQIAGAGLDVYENEPHVPSRLLALESCVLLPHLGSATQETRQAMAQMALDNIIAWADGGDPPQRVN; translated from the coding sequence GTGCTGAAAAAACTTCTGATAACGCGGCCCATTGCAGCCCCGGTTCTGGTGCAAGCCAAGGCGATATTTGACGTGACTGTGCACGCAGGCGGTAAGCTGTCTGTCACGCAGGCAGCACAGGCGCTGGCACAGTTTGATGCGATCCTGCCGACCTTGGGCGATGGGTTCACAGCTGACGCATTTGTCGGTGAAATACGATGTAAGATGATTGGCAACTTCGGTGTCGGCTATAATCATATCGACGTGGATGCGGCAGCGAAAGCTGGCGTAATCGTATCCAATACCCCGGACGTCTTGACCGATGCGACGGCGGACATTGCGCTGACGTTGTTGCTGGCGACAGCGCGTCGCGCAGGCGAAGGCGAACGGTTCGTGCGATCTGGCAAATGGGGTGGCTTTGATGGTGGCGGCATAATGGGCACCCATGTGACGGGCAAGACGCTGGGTGTGATCGGCATGGGGCGGATCGGGCACGCGATTGCGGCGCGGTGTCATTACGGGTTTGGCATGGACGTGGTGTTTCACAACCGATCGCCCAAAGTCGTGCCCGTTCCTGCGCGGCAATTGGATGGGCTGCATGACGTTATGGCAGCGGCGGACTTTGTCGTTGTGGCGACCCCAGGCGGGGCAGGGACGACCAAGTTGATTGATGCGGCGGCGTTGGCCGCAATGAAACCCACGGGAATATTCATCAACATTTCACGCGGCGAAGTCGTGGACGAAGACGCGTTGATCGCGGCCTTGGAAACCCGCCAGATCGCGGGCGCGGGGCTTGATGTGTATGAAAACGAACCCCATGTCCCGTCGCGCCTGCTGGCCTTGGAGAGCTGCGTTTTACTGCCCCATCTTGGATCAGCGACACAAGAAACCCGTCAGGCGATGGCGCAGATGGCGCTGGATAATATCATCGCTTGGGCCGACGGGGGGGACCCACCACAGCGGGTGAACTAG
- a CDS encoding tRNA-binding protein: protein MSAITFDDFLKVDIRVGRVVRAEAFPEARKPAIKMWIDFGAEIGERKTSAQITDHYTAGDLIGRQVIGVVNFPPRQIGPFMSEVLVLGAHDATGVILIAPDKEVPLGERMC from the coding sequence ATGAGCGCTATTACTTTTGATGATTTCCTCAAGGTAGACATCCGCGTTGGCCGAGTCGTGCGCGCCGAAGCGTTTCCAGAAGCCCGCAAACCCGCGATTAAAATGTGGATCGATTTCGGGGCTGAAATTGGTGAACGCAAAACCTCAGCCCAGATCACAGACCACTACACCGCGGGCGATTTGATCGGGCGGCAGGTCATCGGCGTCGTCAATTTTCCGCCCCGCCAGATCGGCCCATTCATGTCAGAAGTGTTGGTGCTGGGCGCCCATGATGCAACCGGCGTGATCCTGATCGCGCCTGACAAAGAAGTCCCCCTAGGAGAACGCATGTGCTGA
- the proC gene encoding pyrroline-5-carboxylate reductase: MSMAAIEQRGMVLLGCGKMGSAMLAGWLSGGLSPTAIWVLDPYPSDWLRGTGVHVNDGVPANPAIALIAVKPQMMGDALPSMAALGNASTVFLSIAAGTPISAFETALGADSPIIRAMPNTPAAIGRGITAIVGNANATAAHMDMADALLRAVGQVVRLEDEHQIDAVTGVSGSGPAYVFHLIETLAAAGVAEGLPADLAMKLAKATVGGAGQLAEDADEDPSQLRVNVTSPNGTTHAALQVLMDEKTGFPPLLRRAVKAAADRGRELGK; this comes from the coding sequence ATGTCGATGGCAGCAATAGAACAACGTGGCATGGTCCTTTTGGGCTGTGGTAAGATGGGGTCGGCGATGCTGGCGGGATGGTTGTCGGGCGGCTTGTCCCCCACAGCCATCTGGGTCTTGGACCCATACCCGAGCGATTGGTTGCGCGGCACGGGCGTGCATGTGAACGACGGCGTGCCCGCCAACCCCGCCATCGCGTTGATCGCGGTGAAACCACAAATGATGGGGGACGCGCTGCCGTCGATGGCAGCCCTTGGCAATGCATCAACCGTGTTCTTGTCCATCGCTGCGGGCACACCTATTTCTGCGTTTGAGACTGCGCTGGGCGCTGATAGCCCGATTATCCGCGCCATGCCCAACACCCCCGCCGCGATTGGGCGTGGGATCACGGCCATCGTCGGTAACGCCAACGCGACAGCGGCGCATATGGACATGGCGGACGCCTTGCTGCGCGCCGTTGGTCAGGTCGTGCGGCTTGAGGACGAACACCAGATTGACGCGGTGACTGGCGTCAGCGGATCGGGCCCAGCCTATGTATTTCATCTGATTGAAACCTTGGCGGCGGCTGGCGTGGCCGAAGGCTTGCCCGCAGATTTGGCAATGAAACTGGCCAAAGCCACAGTCGGTGGTGCTGGGCAATTGGCCGAAGACGCAGATGAAGACCCCAGCCAATTGCGCGTCAACGTCACATCGCCAAACGGCACGACCCATGCGGCGTTGCAGGTGCTGATGGACGAGAAAACTGGATTTCCGCCCTTGCTGCGCCGCGCCGTCAAGGCAGCAGCCGATCGCGGGCGGGAATTGGGCAAATGA